TACCATTGTTGGGGTTTCTCCATCGCCATCCAAATACATTTTAACTTCACCTTCGCCCCACCACGAGTCTTCGTAATCGGGATTTGTAATAACGCCAATGTGACTTCCTATAAAACGACCTGTACCTTCTACTTTTGGTAAAATCTCAAAATCTTTCCCTATTTCTGTTCTGTGAACTCTGTTCCAGTGCGTGTGGAAGTAAAGTATTTTATCAAAAGGTTTTGGCGAAATTGTATAATCGATATCATAAAATATCATTCTCTGCTCTTTCTTTGTTTCGTTTGTTACAACAATCTTTGCCGATTTATTAAAAGGCATTGGTATTGATGCGTTGAACGAACGTGCCTCCGGGTCTGAGAAAAATACTTCCTCGTGTGCAACCTGTTTACCCAAATCTATTCCAAAGAAATCACCAAATGGTGCCGATACAGCAGGTTTCTCCGCCCCATCCCAATACATGTCGATTCTCATTCCGCGCAACATTTCGGGGCTGCGATCCATAATTGTAAACCACATACGGTGAATAGTTCCGGGACCTTTTACATCGAACATCACCTTCGATTCTCCTGCTTCTATCCTGTCGAAAGCATGTCCTTTTCCTCCCTTGTTTTCGAGTCCGCCCTTACCCTTTTCGCCATATTGGTTTTCGAAACTTACCCAGCGCGATTGTGTTCCGTCGGGATATGAGAATAGCTCTCCTTTAACCTCGTTACTTTCCTGTTTACATGCCGATATTGCAACTATGGCAAGTGCTCCTATGATTAGTTTTTTTAGGTTCATTTTTTTAGCCGCGAATGCGCGAATTATATTGTCGCCTACCGGCGACAGTTATCTATTCTTTAATTATTTTCTTCGTAAAATATCCAGTTTCAGTATTCACTTTTATTAAGTAAACTCCATTGTTTAATCCCGAGATATTAATGTACTCAGACGAATTAGATATAAACACCTCTCTTCCTCCAAGATCGAATATTTGAATGTTATTTACTTTACCTTCTAAACCTTTAACCGAAATGTAATCGTTTGCCGGATTTGGATATACCGAAATCTTTGAAGTTAATTTAACATGATCATTGTCTAACATTGTACCTTTTTCTACTGAATAAATCCAATAGCGAAATTCTGACCAGTTGAATTCACTGTCTGACGCTACAAACTTCAATGTAATTTCTGCTTTTCCTTCGGTGAATGATGCAGGGATGTAGAAGAATTCTTCTCTCCAACGTTTAAATTCGTTCATGTAAACCGAGTACCATGTTCCAACTTTTACATTATCAACATAAACATCAGCCTGTTGATCCTGCATTCCGTAATCGAACATACGTTTTATTTTTACAGCTTTACCGGGAGTTACCGCAACTGTAAATTGAGTACTTCCCTTTATGTAGTTCCCCGATTCAACTACTGCCACATCATCATCATCTCCTTCAAAATAATAGCTTTTGTTTAATTGTTCTTGTTTTTCGCCGGTTACTGTATAATTGTGATTGCTTTCTGAAGTAGCATCTCCAATATTTATTTCGTCAGTCAATTCATTTTTGGCTGTAGCATTATGATAATAATATGCCAAAGTATGATAATCGGCAAACTGGTCGTTATGTGGTCCGTGTTCCATTCCGAATTTAGCCCCGTTAGTAAAGTGGATAGGATCGGTTATATGGAAGCGATATAAGCTTCTGTCATAATCCTTAAAAGCATTAAATCCGTGCTGGGCAAGATTGAAAGGTCCGTGACCAAAATACCATGCTCCATTGAAATAATCTTCAAGACCTGTACCTTGTAACTGTGGCGTGCGACTTCCATCGATATAAAATCTCTCATCACCCTCAAGCCAAAATGCATTTGGAGCATCTCTAACTTCAAATACTACACCAACATATTTTCCCGAACCATTTTCGTCTAAAATCATATGGTCTTTTCCCGCAACAGGAGGATTTGCATTGTTGTATTGTGTTTTTAAATATCCGCAGTTTGCAAAATCTTCGTTAAAATCGGCGTAGTTCACACTTACATTTACACCATTCAATGCTTTACCGTAATTATTTACAAGTTTTACCTCATACGAGTTTTCAAATGGCATTGGCAGGTAGCAGTACATGGTTCTTTCTCCTTCAATTATACCTACCGGTAGCGATTGAAAAGCAACTTTCTCGAAAGTCCCTGTTCCGAAGAATAAACCAAGCGGTGCATCAATAGCCGGAGTAGATTCTCCGTTGTAGAATATCTGAATATTTACTTTTTCCAGTATTTCAACAGTTCCGTCTTCGACCGGTGGAGGTGTTTGTCCCGGATATTCAAAGGAAACAGTACCCGACCAACCACCCGTAGCACTATAACTATGTGCTGTTTCACTTGCTGTATTAGCCACATCCAACTCATCGCTAAGCTCTCCATCGCTGTACATCCAGTAACGGAATTCGTTCCAATCTACATCGGCACTTATGTAATCTATTTTTATAGTTAACTGTGATTTAGCACCAACTAAATCGGAAGAAATATAGAACTCAGAATCTTTCCACGAAT
The window above is part of the Bacteroidota bacterium genome. Proteins encoded here:
- a CDS encoding glycoside hydrolase family 172 protein codes for the protein MNLKKLIIGALAIVAISACKQESNEVKGELFSYPDGTQSRWVSFENQYGEKGKGGLENKGGKGHAFDRIEAGESKVMFDVKGPGTIHRMWFTIMDRSPEMLRGMRIDMYWDGAEKPAVSAPFGDFFGIDLGKQVAHEEVFFSDPEARSFNASIPMPFNKSAKIVVTNETKKEQRMIFYDIDYTISPKPFDKILYFHTHWNRVHRTEIGKDFEILPKVEGTGRFIGSHIGVITNPDYEDSWWGEGEVKMYLDGDGETPTMVGSGTEDYIGTAWGQGRYNHRYQGCLIGEPEEGRWSFYRYHIKDPIYFYSDFKATIQALGGFPPDRVQSFIDKGAELKIVSVQKDLEAANKFASMLDNPELKLADITDKDLRAGWANFYRRDDYSATAYFYLDKPESNLPVLAEVEKRTENLEGNKKIEQTDQEIGL
- a CDS encoding DUF2961 domain-containing protein, encoding MKNIISLLVVLFISIGINGQNIGLEQLTDIDKLPVLNTAVITMQNSSHDPEGGNKDGFKAENGEPAQNNFYGHYNGENIMLRVKGKGIVKRIWLTGFDGTSGVCCDWTQRIKIYFDGEELPRIDERVVDFFDKSNRSADYYPNLIAGYWESSMGSISYIPFPFENEIIITTNADDYAPDATNYFNNVQYEMYPADADITSWNGYDGLTEENNILANKGSDPRSDQTYETQNNIIDLAIGESKTAIAINESNKNITGLFVEIPDLDFSGAITDAGRAHTDFSQFEMDVDPNAAKIILRRRFDYGSGNHQIADIYIDGVKAGTMKSEGYDSIDRWRDIDFEIPRSLVGTKTKITIEVKYVSAEFDWNEFRYWTICDGEQTDELDVNNATSETAHNYTTSGGWSGERTYTYGYGFLITDDGRAHTDNSQFTLTVTPNAAEYKLVRRLNFGIGNQKAEVFVDGVSAGVWFDEGRAEVGDSWKDSEFYISSDLVGAKSQLTIKIDYISADVDWNEFRYWMYSDGELSDELDVANTASETAHSYSATGGWSGTVSFEYPGQTPPPVEDGTVEILEKVNIQIFYNGESTPAIDAPLGLFFGTGTFEKVAFQSLPVGIIEGERTMYCYLPMPFENSYEVKLVNNYGKALNGVNVSVNYADFNEDFANCGYLKTQYNNANPPVAGKDHMILDENGSGKYVGVVFEVRDAPNAFWLEGDERFYIDGSRTPQLQGTGLEDYFNGAWYFGHGPFNLAQHGFNAFKDYDRSLYRFHITDPIHFTNGAKFGMEHGPHNDQFADYHTLAYYYHNATAKNELTDEINIGDATSESNHNYTVTGEKQEQLNKSYYFEGDDDDVAVVESGNYIKGSTQFTVAVTPGKAVKIKRMFDYGMQDQQADVYVDNVKVGTWYSVYMNEFKRWREEFFYIPASFTEGKAEITLKFVASDSEFNWSEFRYWIYSVEKGTMLDNDHVKLTSKISVYPNPANDYISVKGLEGKVNNIQIFDLGGREVFISNSSEYINISGLNNGVYLIKVNTETGYFTKKIIKE